A single window of Methylacidimicrobium sp. AP8 DNA harbors:
- the mdoH gene encoding glucans biosynthesis glucosyltransferase MdoH has product MTLPSADLPPQAVLLPRDVLPLRRSLFFGLFLLLVGVGSRLMVEALGAPLFGVRHLLLLGIFVFLFSQIAFGGCLALFGFFEWTRGGDPYEVFRLFKAKVDGGQPALPPTAIVMPICDEPVARVFGAVRNMWRSLAATGRSAGFDFFVLSDSRSPAVWAAEEAAWFGLCKEENAFGRIFYRKRRLSTHGKSGNIADFCRRWGSRYRYMVVLDADSVLSGKLLVWMVAAMEANPKAGIIQTMPRLVRGRTLFRRIQQFSAALSGPLFAAGSHYWHFAGGPYWGHNAILRLAPFIASCALPDLPGPGRLRLHIMSHDTVEAALMRKAGYQCWLAYAQEGSYEEGPPNLTESLGRDRRWCQGNLQHFWFLFAPGLRFSSRIHLYAGLLTYLSSPLWLLFLGLTTWEAYDVERFAALGALVRRAGGLADRAAAELLGLTLILLFLPKLFGLVCGLFRRRSFGGALRLTASALLELCFSALLAPVLMLFYTRFALLASLGRQIPWRTQRRGEAEAPPFRSVLRDYGPISLAGGLGLALAGWGMPFFFWPLFPILFAWLSALPLAWLTGGARLGDRARRAGLFLTPEETDPPPELAGLDLPEDEERKRSAQALLALIADPIANALHLALLGRRGKRSGHARAALRPLEARLWEGGPDALSPRELMTLLSDPASVGALHLQLWTRPRSGLHPFWASAFTPPNE; this is encoded by the coding sequence ATGACGCTCCCTTCCGCCGATCTTCCTCCCCAAGCCGTGCTCCTTCCGCGGGACGTGCTCCCGCTGCGGCGCTCTCTCTTCTTCGGGCTCTTCCTCCTGCTAGTCGGCGTCGGCTCCCGGCTCATGGTCGAAGCCCTGGGAGCGCCCCTATTCGGAGTTCGGCATCTCCTCCTCTTGGGGATCTTTGTCTTCCTCTTTTCGCAGATCGCATTCGGCGGCTGCCTGGCCCTCTTCGGGTTTTTCGAGTGGACGAGAGGCGGGGACCCCTACGAGGTCTTCCGGCTCTTCAAGGCAAAAGTGGATGGAGGCCAGCCCGCCTTGCCGCCCACCGCGATCGTGATGCCGATCTGCGACGAGCCGGTCGCCCGTGTCTTCGGCGCCGTCCGCAACATGTGGCGGTCTCTCGCGGCGACCGGGCGCAGCGCCGGCTTCGACTTCTTCGTGCTGAGCGATTCGAGGAGTCCGGCCGTCTGGGCCGCCGAGGAAGCGGCTTGGTTCGGCCTCTGCAAGGAAGAGAACGCCTTCGGGAGGATATTCTACCGGAAGAGGCGGCTTTCAACGCACGGAAAGAGCGGAAACATCGCCGACTTCTGCCGGAGATGGGGAAGCCGCTACCGGTACATGGTCGTCCTCGATGCGGACAGCGTTCTTTCCGGGAAGCTCTTGGTCTGGATGGTCGCGGCCATGGAAGCTAATCCGAAAGCCGGGATCATCCAGACGATGCCCAGGTTAGTCCGGGGGCGGACCCTCTTCCGGAGGATCCAGCAGTTTTCCGCCGCCTTGTCGGGGCCGCTCTTCGCGGCGGGTTCCCACTACTGGCATTTCGCGGGCGGCCCCTACTGGGGCCACAACGCCATCCTCCGCCTGGCCCCTTTCATTGCCTCGTGCGCTCTTCCCGACCTTCCGGGCCCCGGGAGGCTGCGGCTGCACATCATGAGCCATGACACCGTGGAGGCCGCCCTGATGCGAAAGGCGGGCTATCAGTGCTGGCTGGCGTATGCGCAAGAGGGGTCGTACGAGGAGGGGCCTCCGAATCTGACGGAAAGTCTCGGGCGCGATCGACGCTGGTGCCAAGGGAATCTGCAGCACTTCTGGTTCCTCTTTGCCCCGGGACTCCGCTTCTCGAGCCGGATCCACCTCTACGCGGGACTCCTAACCTACCTTAGCTCTCCGCTTTGGCTGCTCTTTCTCGGGCTCACAACCTGGGAAGCCTACGACGTGGAGCGCTTCGCCGCGCTAGGCGCGCTGGTGCGCCGCGCCGGCGGCCTGGCGGATCGAGCGGCCGCCGAGCTGCTGGGGCTTACCCTGATTCTTTTGTTCTTGCCCAAGCTCTTCGGCCTCGTCTGCGGACTCTTCCGGCGAAGAAGCTTCGGCGGGGCCCTCCGTTTGACCGCAAGCGCCCTCCTGGAGCTCTGCTTCTCGGCGCTCCTCGCTCCGGTCCTGATGCTCTTCTACACCCGGTTCGCGCTCCTCGCGAGCCTCGGGCGGCAGATCCCGTGGCGGACTCAGAGACGCGGGGAGGCAGAGGCTCCGCCGTTCCGATCGGTCCTGCGAGACTATGGCCCGATCAGCCTGGCGGGAGGCCTCGGGCTCGCGCTCGCCGGCTGGGGCATGCCCTTCTTCTTCTGGCCGCTCTTTCCTATTCTTTTCGCTTGGCTCTCCGCGCTCCCCCTGGCGTGGCTCACCGGCGGCGCCCGCCTCGGCGATCGTGCCCGTAGGGCGGGACTCTTCCTCACGCCGGAGGAAACCGATCCGCCCCCGGAGCTCGCCGGACTCGATCTGCCGGAGGACGAGGAGAGGAAGCGGAGCGCCCAGGCTCTTCTCGCTCTGATCGCCGATCCCATTGCCAATGCCCTCCACTTAGCGCTGCTGGGAAGGAGAGGGAAGCGTTCCGGGCACGCGAGGGCCGCCCTGCGGCCCTTAGAGGCACGGCTGTGGGAAGGGGGGCCGGACGCCCTGAGCCCGCGGGAGCTTATGACCTTGCTTTCCGATCCGGCCTCGGTCGGTGCCTTGCATCTCCAACTCTGGACGCGGCCCCGAAGCGGACTTCACCCCTTCTGGGCATCGGCCTTCACGCCGCCCAACGAATGA